From the Coffea eugenioides isolate CCC68of chromosome 1, Ceug_1.0, whole genome shotgun sequence genome, the window CCCAAGCAAAGGTGGttataaatgaaatgcaatgatgATTACTTGCTCTCTCAATCTGTGGCCAATGGCATCTGACAAGAATGAAATTTTATTGCCCAATCTTTTTAAGGGCATCTGGGAAGGTCCCTAACAGGTGAGACTTCAGAATATCAGCTATGCTGAATGTTTGGACGGGAATGGGGACATTAAGGGGAAAACTTGAATTCTAGCAATATTCTTTTCAGACACACTTCTGAGTACATCATTAGGACTTTCTAGATATTCTTTTTACACTGCACTAACTCAAGAACCTTAATCGATTCATCTAGATGTGACAAGAAAGATTAATCTACATGGGCTGTATACGACAGTTGAAATGAGAAGTAAAGCTGCAATGCAATAAAGCTAAATAATATTATGCAAAATGAGACATAGACAGCAATCTGGTCAAATATTCTATAAGTTTTATAATGAAAAGATGTAGATATGCAAAAAAATCCATGCTTTCTTAGCTTGCACTGTGCATGTAAGCTTCGTATCACTTTACTATTTATTTGAGAAGAAAATTAAGACTTGACTATTTATTTGAGAAGAAAACTAAGACTTAACTTCTAAGGCCGAATAACTGCTCGGATGCAGGACAAAGGTTCTAGTGGCAGAAAACCAAAACCATGCTCCACAATATGCTCCTCCACAAGATGTCTTTGTTCAGAAAGGAAGCATGCGTTAAGGATTTAAGAGATCAATGGTGCATTAACCATGTAAATCATCATCCAAAATTTATGTAGTAAGGGGACCAACCAAACCTTCCCCCCACCAGGGCTGGAGAAAAACATCCAACAAAAATGGGTTTGTAGAAGATTTCTAAGCAAGAGAAGCACAAAAGACGGACACACTCGGTCAACCTCGTGATGGCACAAAAAGTTGAGTTCTATAACTGACTCAACACTTTGGCATACTGACGATCATAGTCAGAATGTCTTATCCAGAATTTTTTTAGGGGAacagaaaaaaaggaagaaggaaagagGACATTAACAAAAGACCAGCAGATTAATTATTTGACTTCAGTTAAAACAAAAGAGACCAATTGGAAATGAATTCAAATGAAAACAACCTCCTACAACTCAATGGACTAGCAGTGTTATGATGTAGAAAAACAAGGATCAACAGCAAAATTTCTGTGAGATTATGATGCAACACGAAAGTCACAAGAATCTCAGCTGAAAGAACAATAACAACAACCACACTATTTCAATGTTTTCCATAAGGTCCTCAACAAACAGTGAAGGTTATGCAACATAGATAGATAGTGTGGAATTGCAATAAGACCTCCCCCACAGCCATAAACTAAACTTTTTCCATACTGTTATCCAGAGTTGAAAAGTAATTCATCACAAATGGAACTAGCAATAAACTAGCTGGTGGCAGTCAAGGAAGGAACTTAGGCATAATATTAGGTGCATGATTTAGTCATTGTGCTTCCCcaggaaaaaaagaaagcaggTACTGGAACTTAAAATAAGAAAGTAATGAAGTGTGGGAGGAAAATGTATTTGCATACCACAAGCTAATCTTCCACCAGCATTGCCTGTAGTTAGACTGAGTTCATGACCACCTACAGATTGACAGCCAAAAGGAAAGGATAATGACATACTAATAAAGCTCATAACAGCAGCAATTTAGGTTATCCTTAGATTCTACGGACTCAAAAACAACAAGAACAATATATCTTGAATAAAATATGAACATAAACGGTCACTTTACCCTTTCCAAGGTCATCCTCCAGCTCATGAACTACCAAAGCCCTTCCAACAACCGAGTTTGGACCACTCAGAGGTATCTGCACGTGAAAATAGAATCACATTCCTCAATAAGAATTGTGAATATATGATCATACACACAAGTCAGAGCAGCATGAAGTTATCCAATGTACCTGATTGTCCACGATGGTTGCCTCAGCCACACCTGGATAACATTGAACAACATCAGGATTACAGAAAAAGTCACAATCATCAGCTCTGCTAAAAACAAAAAGATCCAATCTTTAGTAAACAATTACAGGTTACTTCCAGTAAGTAACTTTGAATTTAAGAAATATTtatgcttttattaggtctcCATAATTATATAAGTTGGTTTCTGCAATATCAACTTAAAAGTCAACGAGTAAGAAATCCATTTCCTCATATCCTCCCTTCATGTtacatttcttttcttattttgcaattcACTAAGAAAACGCCTTCTATATTTCTGAAACTGAATAAAACTATCAATCTAAACAATATCTCTAAACAATACCATCGGCATTGGCAACTATGTTTCCCAGGTCACCCGCATGACGGACATCATCTTTAGGAGCTCCATGAGTCAACCCTTTCGGATTAAAATGCGCTCCTGTTAATGCACAGCAAACCACAATCACGCCCAGAAAAATGCAGGAATAAACCATCATTTCCTCTAAAATAATCTTTAAATACTAATAAAAATCGAACCTGTTGACATACACCCGTTCGTGGTATCACCATACTCATGCTATGAAAAtcccaattaaaaaaaaaaaaaagaaatttgagcaAGACAAACCATAGATATTTGGCTAACAGTAATAAAGTGGAACAAAATTAAAGGAATAAAAAGACTAACCAAATGGAACCCATGTTTCCCTGGAGTAAGCCCATTAACTTTTACAGTCACAGTTGTGCGGCCATCATCATCTTGGGTGAGAGTGACGACGCCTTCCACATCCGAGGAGCCTTTGAGGACAGCAACCGCTTTCTTGGTGGCTGCCACGACAGTGAGAGGCTTAGGTGCGGCGGCGGAAAATTGGCGGGGAAGCTTGAGAGATGCCCCATGAAATGAGGAATGAAGTGATAAAGAAGAAGGCGAAGAAGAAGCGGAAATGGGATTGGAGAGTTGGGAGAGGAAAGGATGGTGGTTGACGGCCGTGAAACAGAGGATAGCGTGGGCGGCCATAGCTGCAAGAGCAGCTTGCATTTAGATGAAGAAATTGATAATGTTGGCTAGTGAGTGATTGGGAGGTGCGAAGCGGGATTTCTTAGCCTGGGTTGTTCCTATGTTTGCTGGAGTCACTAGCCAACTAAAATATGCAGTACTGCCGGTAAGAGCCCTGAAAGCCACCTATGGTCCTGGAGCCGAGCCGTGTTATTGGTCCCGGAAACGGAGCCATGCTCTGATCCAAGCCGGGATGTAGCTCAACGCCTGGACCGATTCAAACTTTTTTTGTATTAGAAAAATATGTAATATCACTACTGCTTGCTACACATGAGGTGTTATCtctgtcttcttctttttttttctattcgGGTCTTCGACCCGACTACTTCCCTGCAGTCCGAAAGGAGAGGCTCAATCCCCTTGAACACATATTATTCCCGAACTCAAACCATGATTGTCATATCCTAAAAAGGAGCAACGAAACCACTCGAGCTGCCCCAGGTTGGGCGGTTATCTCTGTCTCCGGTTAGAAGAATCTGGCATTTGGTATCGTTGTTTCAACCCTGAATTACTGGTCCAATTGTCACTTTGAAGAGTAAAACACCTTTACATTGTGTACTGTTACTTGTTTTATTAGTGTTTCTAGTCTGCTTCTATGATCTTGAAAATAATCCAACTTCCTTGCCCATAGCCAAGAGATATGAGCAATAATGCAAACATTCTTTATAATATCTTTAATACCTAACTTAACCGATGAAAATATTATCTATTAATGATGAAGGTCCTGATTTGATTCTGCCACATTTTTCCTTCTGCATGCATTTAAGAATCACTGTCaagttttaattttactttcTAGTGAATTATCTATACCAGGGATCTGCTTCAACTTCAAGAAAGTTCGTTTGTTCCACTAAAACTACAAAATGTCGCATCTGTTTCGGTAATTTCAATTTATCTCGGACTTTAACCGAGCTTTTAATGTGATTCAACCTAAGTAGATAATCAAGTTGAACTTGAGTATTCAAATTGCAAACGCAAGTTCTTCAGTTTTGAGCATCTGCCAGATCAATTGTACGGCTAATTACTTAGAATATAGGTAAAAAAATAGAAAGGTCGGACACTTATCGGTCTGACACAGGCTGGGTATAAATCTATTGGTGTCGGGCTGTGTCAGCCTGGCACCTGACACCTGACaccgaaaatttttttttttaaaggaatttttttcaaaaagctGGTAGGCTGCCGGGCTTTTGCTTTGACTCGCTGCCTctaaaaaatacaaaacaaaGCCTGACTCTCggacaaaaaaggaaaaagctaGGCTGGGCATCCCTTAATGCCTTAGCATCCCGTGGCTAGCTTTAGGAATTCTTAGCGTACGTTAACAATAACACCTCTTGACTCCAACTTTCCCACTACAGAATTCCTAGTCTTGATACCAAAATCAGCACTTAGGGTTTTTCCTAAAGCTAAGGATGATTTGGACCTGTTACAAATTGAGCATAAGAAATAGGCGTTAATCATAATTAATTTCCTTAAAATATatatcatttttcattttagcTCCTAACAAATTTTTTGTCTCGCTTTATCCTGCATTGGACACAATTATACCTATACTATTGTAAACTCTTTTTTCTCTGGcatttttttcttccccttttgtGCTCTTATATTTTCTTTGCTACTTTATTGTTTCTTtaaatcttcttttttttcacaaaaaatttcatcttaatgattgaaattaaaaaagaggaattgtaGAGTTCTATCTtttccttaaatgattaaaaaaattcaaatcactttGCTTAAAATACAATTATCTAGCATTcatattcttttaattttggattttcctctttcctttatagtttctcattttattctcaagaaaatatcgtaagatgaaattgtgatgtGATTAGTAATTATCAATTGTaatttgtgacacgtggcatcatacaaaaGATCAAACTTAGTTTTTGATACCTTTTAAATCTTCACCCAGAAATGCAATTACAAAacgaaaataaaattttttattaagaTGGAGTTTTGTATTGTAAAGGATGAAAGatagaagaaagagaaaaaaaagaataaaagagaCAAAAAATTGAAGGGTAATTGAAGGTAAATGAAAATTACAGGGTAAAGTgagaaatgagatatatgttATTGGAATTAACTATAATTAACCGTAACATTTTAGATTTTGTATTCATTCTCGTATTGGTACTTGtattgaatttctgcattttACCAATGGAACATAATGCATTTAAATAGAACATCTATTTAAATTCTGAATTTTTGTCTTAGTTTTTATTTTgaggataatttcataaatctcctatacaaaacaaaaaggtcaaaaaaccaaaacaagaaaaaatggTTTAATAAAAAACTGGCTCGACCTGAAGTACTAATCTAACAGTCTTTTAAGTTAATTAATTTACATTTCAAAGTTGAAATGTAAGAAAAGATGAAAACAGATTTGTACAAAATCACTAATTACTCCTATAGAATGTTAAACTAAGAaagatttttcaaacaaaatatCCCATTCATTTTGTAATAAGATGCAGTTCTGTTTGGGCTagccttttccttttttgtccAAGAGTCAGGCTTTGTTTTGTACTTTTTGGAGGCAGCGAGTCAAAGCAAAAGCCTGGCAGCCTGCCagctttttgaaaaaaattcggTCAGGTGCCGAGCTGACACAGCCCGGCACCAATAGATTTATACCCAGCCAGCCTGTGTCAAACCAATAAGTGTCCGACCTTTCTATTTTTTACCTATATTCTAAGTAATTAGCCCAATTGTACGGTGtgcaattgctaaataactttTGACAACATAACGTATTTACTCATGGTACAATTTGTACTTGATTAGAAACAGGTATTTGTTGGCAGCATAACGTAGTGTTGTTGGTTATATGCGCTCCATTTGTATGCATTCCACCATTGTGAGTTTCAATTAAAACTTACAATCTAGTACATTTGTCTTCCTATTGAAGtattttattttggtttggattgacctgatttcaaattatttcatGTGGTTCAGAAGCCAGAGTATGTGAACTTAACTCATCTCAACTTTGATTGCATCCTAACATACAAAATCCACCTAAATATTTTCCATACACGTACCATCAACCCTCAATTTGCACCTCTTGCCCCTCCCCCACATCCTAGGTTTAAAAGagtaaaacttaaaaaaaaaaaaaaaaggtagtgCTAACTCATTAAATCATTGATTATTAAGTATTTAAATCAATATTATATACACCGACAGTATATATGATAGTAAACATAGATGTATGTCACATGTACAGCAATTGAAATTTACGCTCGAATTGAGATCAAGTGATTCACATCCACACTCAATAGTGTATATACCACTGTTGTATACAAGATTAaccactaaccatttctttttatttaacTATCTCTTGAGCACCACTTGTCATAGAATCTTAGAAGCTAAGAGATATGTCTAGTTGGTTTTTAATGGACAGCTGGACACTAGTTAGAGGAAGCCaagtgttaaattttttttggtaaagtgaaataaaatcaagaaaatatccACATCCTTCAATTACAAAATCATACCAAGTATACCACATAATCTCATAATCTTGAAGGTAATAAATACATAGAAAGGCTTAAGTATGGAATCCATTAGTCGCCATGTCATACAAGTGTGTACATAGAAATCATAAATCCATAATATTAACAAGAAGTACTAATTAAACACCTCCTCAAGCAATTCAATGTGAAAAATCACAAGGTGGAAGATTATTTTACCTTGTTCACTCCTCCCTAACCCCTTTTCTATGTAGCTAAAGAAAACAGAGTAATCGAGTGACAACGACGGGCATTTCCTTATAAAAGATCGTGTTCTGTTCGAATTCAATTATCGATGTGAGAGTTATATTGATGAACGATCTGTAAGAACTCCCAAAAGCCTTTCAAGCTTAGacatttactttttttttagttaGAGACCAATGTCTTGAGACTAATGTGCCGCCTAAGGGTCTACTgctttaattaaatatttaataagTTCGCAAATTGAAGAAGTCATTTTTTGAGGAGAAACCTTGCTTTTTTTGAACTTGCACACTCTCTTATAAGAGGTCCAAATGGGTTGGATTTGAGTAAATTGAAAAAAGACATACAATCTTGGCAAGAATGGTGTTCTGCAAAATATACGACTCATGCCCCTTTAGATTCTTTAAATTCTGTGGGAGGCGCAGCTATTGACACCAATGTAGTCAATTATGTCTCTATTGTGAGTTATTGGTTATATTTCATCTTTTCAACAAGTTTAGTAATGAGTAAAACGGCCCTATTGTTCCGATGGAGAGAAGAACCCATGATTagcttttcaaaaaattttcaaacgaacaatttcaacaaaatctttcaattttatattttactatgTTCAACTCTATGCAGTCCTCTATCTACGGAGTACATTGAACGTACAAAAATAGCTGTAACAGAATTTTTCTTATTCGTATTAACAACTACTCTAGGAGAAATATTTTTAGGCGTTCTCGAATGCATGTCCTGATTTCATCGTGTGGTGATGACCGAAGTTGAACTcactcaaaattttttattacccaaaaaagtaaaataaaatagtaatgTGAACTTTAGTCCCTCTGTTTGACGGCCTAAAAAATCGAAAAATGTGTCTCACCTTGTCCTCCTCCTCCCCATCCTGCAGGCGGGGTATGCAGCAGCACCATTCCCCATTAGACAACCGTCTTTTTAGATTGATTTTCGTTAAATTAATTCTGGTCATCTTCTTTCTTCAGCAGAGCAGCAGCTATCTTACCTCCCATGTAAGAATATCATCTGAATGCAACAAACTTCCAAAACAACATCCCAAGTAGCTATACTCAAAACTGAAAACAAATAAGGGAAGGGAAAAAGGCACAAAAACCTCCAAGTTCAAATTCCACACATGGATTTACCAAATCCCAATTCCCAACCTATGAGAGTCCTTATTCGGCCCCCAACTCCAAACCCACCACCACCCTCCCCTCCTCCTCCGACACCACCTGATCCTTCACCCATCCAAAGTCCAACTCCCACCCCATCTCAGCAAAACGGCATCGTTGTAGTGGGTTTCGCAGGCAGGCGCCACGGCGATGTAACCCAACTGATTAACCGAGTTATTGACGCAAATGTGTTTGGTTCTGGGAATCTTGACACCCCCTTTCGTTTCAATAAGCAAGAATTGATTAGTGAGGAGATTGAGGAGTGGTTTAAGCTGAGATGCATCAGCTATTATTTTGAAGAGGAAAAAGGGATTTTGTATTTGCAGTTTTCTTCGATTTCTTGTCCGATCATGGACGTGGATTTGGAGTCTCAATTGGGATTTGACTCTTTATTCGAGGACCGAGAATTCGGTGATCTTCAAGGATTGCTTTTTATGTTCTCTGTGAGCATTCTCGTTCCCTATTGTTTATGAAGCATTTAACTTTATTTACATTCTGAATCTTATTTGTGCTGTTAGCTTCGATTCTAAGGCTCTTTTCATATTGTGAAGTTGTTTATATAAAGATTCAAATATTCTTGTCTAAAATACTCAATATGTTTAGGTCGTAGATTAAAAAAGGGACTGAAGTTTATCTGTTTAACGCTTACACCTCATAGGCAGATTCGCAAACATAGACATTCAGTTAAATATTCGAAGTTGATGCCTTTTTTGTTTAATTCAGCATTGCAAATGTAAGGCGTGGCATGAGTTTGGATTGGATAGTTAAAATggcctttttttttatctatgGAGAATAACTATTATAGTTTCCCATGGATGAGAAGGTGGCATTTGAGATCCATTGGCCGCCTTTCAAGTTTTTGTCTGATAGCCAGGTCTGTACACATCAATCATTGCACTTGTCTGACCAAAATATAAGTAGGAATTCTGGATACTTTTTGAGTTGCATCTATGAATTGGTGATTTTTTATCTCTGCCACTCTGTACGGTTGGGAAATTTTGCATATTCATGCAGGAAAGCTGTCTTCAGACTGTATTATGAACTATCTATCACATGCAAGGTAAGAATCTAGAGGTATAGTGATACATCAATAAGATGCTCATAGGAACAGATTCATTTGGTAATTTAATATCAACTCACCTGATAatagttttgtttcttgaaGGAGGCTGCACTCTGTAGAAGGTTTTACATTAAGTTATTAATTGCTTCATAGACGTATATCTAAATACGAAGTCGTATTCGGTTCCTTTCTATAGATGGTATTCTACTTAGATAAACATGAAAGCTTAAAAGGAGGTCTGCATGAGTATGTTGGGCATCTGTGTTATGACAGCAAGATGAAGAGTTTGGAATTTAACAATTTTGATGAGGACTACATTAAGATTGAAACAGAAGTTTGCAGGAAGTTGTAGGCTTAGATTACCTACTAATTTCAGAAGATTCTTTTGAAACGTTCTGAAAAGTGAATTTATAGTTTTCTGAAGTAGAGACACTATTACTTCAACACCATGGTTCTAGTTCTGCAAAGCTATTTTCTCAgagtaatttttgcaattccCAATAGTTTCAGAGTTTAATTACAAATTTGAACagaattttattttgttatattcctatttccattttttttgaatttccaTTCTTGAATTTACTAGTTCCCTTTGAATAAAATGGTCTCCTGTTCTAATTACAACTAGTAAATGACTCTAGTTTATTTAGCAATGCAGGTTTGCCATGTACTAATATTAACCCAAGAAGGATCACACTTTGACACACAGATTTTGAAAAAGTTTCGAGTGTTGCAAGCTGCAAAACATGCTATGTCTCCCTATTTCAAATCACAGAGTATGCAACCATTGACACCAAATTCTCATGCTTCATCTTCTTCTAGAATGTTCCTGTCAGGAGCATCATCAAATAGTCCATCTCCTGGTAGAAGCCGCAGCATCTTAAATCGTGGTGCTGCAGTGACATTGATGTCTGGCTTAGGTTCACACTCCTCTTTATTGCCGGGACAGTGTTATCCTgttattcttttcatttttcttgacgATTTTAGTGATGCTAATCCTAGTTCTGCTTTGGGAGAGCAAGTGGAGGGTTCCCCGTTAAGTCAGTCATCAAGTTCAAACAATATGGCTAGGCCAAACTTACCAACAAAGGGATCTGGGTCAGTTGTTGTACTGGCTCGTCCTGTCAATAAACCTGAAGGTGGTTTCAGGAA encodes:
- the LOC113782382 gene encoding superoxide dismutase [Cu-Zn], chloroplastic isoform X1 — encoded protein: MQAALAAMAAHAILCFTAVNHHPFLSQLSNPISASSSPSSLSLHSSFHGASLKLPRQFSAAAPKPLTVVAATKKAVAVLKGSSDVEGVVTLTQDDDGRTTVTVKVNGLTPGKHGFHLHEYGDTTNGCMSTGAHFNPKGLTHGAPKDDVRHAGDLGNIVANADGVAEATIVDNQIPLSGPNSVVGRALVVHELEDDLGKGGHELSLTTGNAGGRLACASWLICLKEILPVCK
- the LOC113782382 gene encoding superoxide dismutase [Cu-Zn], chloroplastic isoform X2, which produces MQAALAAMAAHAILCFTAVNHHPFLSQLSNPISASSSPSSLSLHSSFHGASLKLPRQFSAAAPKPLTVVAATKKAVAVLKGSSDVEGVVTLTQDDDGRTTVTVKVNGLTPGKHGFHLHEYGDTTNGCMSTGAHFNPKGLTHGAPKDDVRHAGDLGNIVANADGVAEATIVDNQIPLSGPNSVVGRALVVHELEDDLGKGGHELSLTTGNAGGRLACGVVGLTPI